Within the Telopea speciosissima isolate NSW1024214 ecotype Mountain lineage chromosome 4, Tspe_v1, whole genome shotgun sequence genome, the region CCCCACGGTTGGAGGAaatccatttctctctctctctctccgtcttGCACACGTAAATGCATAAATCAGTTTTGGCCACTGACGGTTTACTGTTGGCATTAAATGATTGCATCTAATATGCCGTGGAAACATGACAGCCAGTTAAtatatttaagtttcttttcgTTAATTCATATATTGGAAAAAGTTCTCCGGACAGCCAAGGTTTCCTAAAAATTCTTGGGGGAGAACCCTTGCATTTTATATATGTAGTTGATGCTGAGCTGCCTGACCTACAAAACAAATTCTCTTTACCTCTCGTGTGCACACACCcacccagaaagagagagagagagagagagatggaaaataGGCTATTGAAAGCAGAAGGTTCTCTAAGGTTCTTTGCTATTGTGTTCTTAGTACTAACAGCTGTTCTGGTTAGATTAGACACAGAAACGAAGCTGATCTTTATATCCGAGAGGAAAGCAACTTATAAGGACATAAAGGCACTAGTgtgagttctctctctctctctctctctctctctctctctctctctctctctctctgttttagATCCGGATTCCTAGCTTGTTTGATCCATGAtgggttccaacttccaacttcTAATGGTGCTAATTATTTTTGTATTGTTTTGTAGGATATTGGTTACAGTGGATTTTGCAGTTGCTGGCTTCCATCTCCTTCAATTAAGCAAATGCTTAATCCTTGCTTCGGTTGGAGGAAAAACTGTTGGCTCTTCCACCAATCTGACTTggctttctttcttgttagatcaggtatctctctctctctctctcactcagtgtttggtatgcattcttggaatgtatttcAAGTCAGTTTTGCactctcggatgataaaaatagttattttattgtccgagaatgcaaaatcaacatggttgctctttgtttttttttttttttctctctcacaaATTCCGTTCTACCCTAGAGTAAAAtgtgataaaaatagttattttattGTCccagaatgcaaaatcaacataGTTgctctttgtttatttttttttctatctctctcataAATTCCGTTCTACCTTAGACTAAAAGAGTAAAATGTACAACCTCAACGTGGATGACTTTTAGAAGCATTTCAAGAAACTATATCGTACTTTTTACAATATCAGATGTACTAGATATTAAGTCCCTGGAAAACTTGCGATACCGTAAGATGTATAGTTACCATAGGAATTCATTTTATTGCctctcataaaataaaaaatttgatccATGTTGATGACCACTGGTGCAGATGCTACGCAACTATGCAATGGTCTCTTGCCCTAATTTTTTTACCACCTCTAAACCAAACCCTACATTCTAATGCCATTAAATCATAACCGTTAAGTCGGGACATTATAAGTGCCACTAATTCATAATCCTCATCATACTTCTgctaaaaaatatcaaaaagatATACGAAGGTTTGGTTTCGGATGACTTGATAACTAGGTTTTTCCTGCAaactaaggttgtgtttggtaagcattcttggaatgcattataaGTTGATTTCATATTCTCGagcaataaaaacaactatttttatcatccaagaatgagaattgacctagaatgcattctagttTGATTTCGTATTCTCAagcgataaaaacaactatttttattatccGAGAGTGCGAAATCgatttagaatgcattccaaaaatacatatcaaacgcTGCTTAAATCTTGTCTTTGCTAGTAGTACTAAGTGCATATTAGACTGTTAGAACAAGAATATTAATCCAATTAATAAAGCCATCAAGTATTCACTGAAAATTAATCTTTGGCTTGGAACTATCAAATTACCTTAATCAAACATCACAAAgacaaaaacaataataataataaagaaataagtaaataaataaataaataaaagagaaatagtcATTACTAATCAAATCATCTAATTATGGCGTTTTATGGTAGTATTTGCTTTTCAATAATCTGGTAAAGGGTTGCTTTCGTCTCTCGTCTAGTCATGCCTCATGATCCATTTAAATGAAAATGACCTTATGTTTGCTCCCTCCAACTTATTGCCCAACCTTAAATACATTGCCCCCATCTTGAGAATTGACTTTCGATATCTCTTAATCAAAAGaagttatttattatttattgcaCCAACTAATTTTTCAACTAACTCTAGAATCCAGACCATAGTTATAATGTCGATGGcaaaaaaactgtttggtacCACATGTTTAAAATGGTGTAGAATTCCAACAAGGCGGTCAAAATTACcagcaaaaaacaaaattgtacGAGTCTTATTAAacat harbors:
- the LOC122659644 gene encoding CASP-like protein 2C1, whose product is MENRLLKAEGSLRFFAIVFLVLTAVLVRLDTETKLIFISERKATYKDIKALVILVTVDFAVAGFHLLQLSKCLILASVGGKTVGSSTNLTWLSFLLDQMVTYVSFGILSASTQAAVLAITGESHLEWTKLCDKYTRFCYQIGGALFCGVASLLVMVLITSISAFNLFRLYSHNHFLILKGR